From Magnetococcales bacterium, the proteins below share one genomic window:
- a CDS encoding DegT/DnrJ/EryC1/StrS family aminotransferase: MKPIPTFDYLNQYQNIRTQIQEAIQRVLTSGRLILGPEVEAFEAAFAQFLGESTPGVGVGNGTDALIVALMALFTPSKNDEIITVANAGIPVVSAIRSVGATPVFCDVDPATGLLDIEQLPKHLTPRTRAVVAVHLYGNVVDIPRIRGVIGDSDIPIIEDCAQAHGALLGDQSVGTLGDASAFSFYPTKNLGAYGDGGFCFSRNPEVTRAMGAIRMYGMDSSGQCVREGINSRLDEIQGAVLSVKLKHLPTWIKQRRTLASHYARHLHPKIQTFTTPANVTHGHHLQVIQVENPKGLQKELSAQGIATGIHYPIPVHRMKGYGFLGLPEGSLPETEKLCQKVLSLPLYPEMRLEEVERIALAVNKL; the protein is encoded by the coding sequence GTGAAACCGATCCCCACATTCGACTATCTCAACCAGTATCAAAACATTCGCACACAAATCCAGGAGGCCATCCAGCGGGTGCTGACATCAGGCCGCTTGATTTTGGGGCCAGAGGTGGAAGCATTCGAAGCGGCCTTTGCCCAGTTTCTTGGGGAATCGACCCCCGGTGTAGGTGTAGGTAATGGCACCGACGCCTTGATTGTCGCCTTGATGGCGCTTTTCACCCCCAGCAAAAATGACGAAATAATCACTGTCGCCAACGCAGGCATTCCGGTGGTGAGCGCGATTCGTTCGGTGGGGGCGACCCCGGTTTTTTGCGATGTGGATCCCGCCACCGGACTTCTGGATATCGAACAGCTGCCAAAACACCTGACACCCCGCACCCGGGCGGTGGTGGCGGTGCATCTCTATGGCAACGTGGTGGATATTCCCCGAATTCGTGGCGTAATCGGCGATTCAGACATCCCCATCATTGAGGATTGCGCCCAGGCCCACGGGGCGCTATTGGGGGATCAATCCGTTGGAACCTTGGGGGATGCCAGTGCTTTTTCATTCTATCCCACCAAAAACCTCGGGGCCTATGGGGATGGGGGGTTTTGTTTCAGTCGAAATCCGGAAGTGACCCGGGCCATGGGCGCCATCCGGATGTATGGCATGGATTCTTCAGGCCAGTGCGTGCGTGAAGGGATCAACAGCCGCCTTGATGAAATCCAAGGGGCGGTTCTTTCGGTCAAGCTTAAGCACCTGCCCACTTGGATTAAGCAGCGCCGCACCCTTGCCAGCCACTATGCCCGCCATCTCCATCCGAAGATCCAAACCTTCACCACCCCCGCAAATGTCACCCACGGCCACCATCTTCAGGTCATCCAGGTAGAGAATCCCAAGGGGCTGCAAAAAGAACTCTCCGCCCAGGGAATCGCCACTGGAATTCACTATCCCATCCCGGTGCACCGCATGAAGGGCTACGGTTTTTTGGGCCTACCCGAAGGCTCTCTTCCCGAAACCGAAAAGTTATGCCAAAAAGTCCTCTCCCTCCCCCTCTATCCAGAGATGCGTTTGGAGGAGGTAGAACGAATCGCTCTGGCGGTCAATAAGTTATAG
- a CDS encoding DUF1566 domain-containing protein, producing the protein MTSDGTVWAWGDNNYGQAGPLATDDEQETPVEVPIPAPVTKISAGYKYTLALTDNGSVWAWGYNYYGQLGNGATETSATPVEVVGLTDVVDITVGYMHNLALKADGTLMAWGYNNAGQLGDGTTEDRYTPVEVMGLSDVIQMAAGSHSVVLKSDGTVWTWGRNTYGNLGDGTTADRMTPGIVPGLSDVKAIGVGSTSTLAITADGLVWSWGRNYYGKLGDGTTEDRYSPVQVIDIDGEPFSVYVVEGEDDDYEPDNTHHEATLLTPGETQSHSIDSEGDEDWYSFTLSLSSEATITLSGESGEMVIALYDADVENLGSDDGSSGEGTASISLDCGSYLPPGTYYLVVGESDNNATIASYEILLQTETCPLADSDGDGVPDVEDAFIRDDDEWNDNDGDGTGDNADTDDDNDGLPDSYETDYGFDSNDAADADEDADGDGGSNLEEYLFGSSPTDDEDTLIEGCDAKGHFTDVTCHHWAFDHIQAIGDTEISRGCGGGDYCPDTPLQRSEMAIFLLRGKYGGQYAPLPATGGLFEDVTTDYWAGHQIERLAGLGITNGCGSGRFCPSREITRAEMAVFLLRTKYGSDYQPPAATGEVFGDISSDYWAAAFIEQLQAEGAVAGTTEPSRECDEGNYCPSQNITRSEMAAFLNQAFGLDEPQADPGTVALVPKTGQTVSVASGDDGDLQTGVSWPDPRFTNNGDGTITDNMTGLVWMQDGGCWEGVARGQDEVEELNEGQKRCAQYTSHYSDWRLPSIRELQSLLNLGASSPSLPDGHPFVNMQINLSYWSNTYYRRYYELYDQYYTVKMRANIAYGIIEEKSSSDNFILPVRDASKIALLETMDPETTALVARTGQTESHWEGDDGDLLSGIPWPDPRFTDNGDGTITDNLTTLVWMKNATCWEAAAWLDALEQVADLNAGIETCEGYEGAHTDWRLPNRNEQLSLGDYSGEFADYPFDDREDRYWTSTPLYGDDSQAWYVNLEGDNYTENSGGQSEYKTMTNSYSAWPVRGGM; encoded by the coding sequence TTGACATCTGATGGGACGGTTTGGGCCTGGGGGGATAATAATTATGGGCAAGCCGGCCCCCTTGCCACCGATGATGAGCAAGAGACGCCGGTAGAGGTACCCATTCCGGCTCCTGTCACCAAAATATCTGCTGGTTATAAATACACTCTTGCCTTGACTGACAATGGTTCCGTCTGGGCCTGGGGGTACAACTATTATGGCCAACTGGGCAATGGCGCGACTGAAACCAGTGCAACTCCGGTAGAGGTGGTGGGGCTTACGGATGTGGTGGATATTACCGTTGGATATATGCACAACCTGGCCCTGAAAGCCGATGGCACACTCATGGCCTGGGGCTATAACAATGCTGGCCAGCTTGGGGACGGCACAACGGAAGACAGATACACACCCGTGGAGGTGATGGGGCTTTCCGATGTTATCCAAATGGCTGCTGGTAGTCACTCCGTTGTCTTAAAGTCAGATGGCACTGTTTGGACCTGGGGTAGAAATACTTATGGCAACCTTGGGGATGGCACCACGGCTGATCGCATGACGCCAGGTATCGTCCCTGGCCTGAGTGATGTGAAGGCTATTGGTGTCGGGAGTACCTCCACCCTGGCCATCACTGCCGACGGTTTGGTCTGGAGTTGGGGTAGGAACTATTATGGCAAACTGGGGGACGGTACCACCGAAGATCGCTATTCCCCGGTGCAGGTGATTGATATCGATGGCGAGCCTTTTTCGGTGTATGTGGTAGAGGGGGAGGACGACGATTATGAGCCGGACAACACCCACCATGAGGCCACCCTCCTTACCCCTGGTGAAACCCAGAGTCACTCCATCGACAGCGAAGGGGATGAGGATTGGTACAGCTTCACCTTGAGCCTCTCCTCGGAAGCCACCATCACCCTGTCGGGGGAGTCGGGGGAGATGGTGATCGCCCTCTACGATGCCGACGTAGAAAATCTCGGCAGCGATGATGGCAGCAGTGGAGAGGGGACGGCATCAATCTCCCTGGATTGTGGCAGTTATCTCCCCCCCGGAACCTATTATCTGGTAGTCGGTGAGTCCGACAACAACGCCACCATAGCCTCCTATGAGATCCTGTTGCAGACAGAAACCTGCCCCTTGGCTGATTCGGATGGGGATGGGGTGCCGGATGTGGAGGACGCTTTCATCAGGGACGATGATGAATGGAACGACAACGACGGGGATGGCACAGGGGACAATGCCGACACCGATGACGATAACGACGGCTTGCCGGACAGCTATGAGACCGATTATGGCTTTGATTCGAACGATGCTGCCGATGCTGATGAAGATGCCGATGGCGATGGGGGCAGTAACCTGGAAGAGTATCTGTTCGGCTCCAGCCCCACAGATGATGAGGATACCCTGATAGAAGGGTGTGATGCCAAGGGCCACTTTACCGACGTCACCTGCCACCACTGGGCCTTCGATCACATCCAGGCCATTGGTGATACCGAAATTTCCCGGGGGTGCGGGGGTGGGGATTATTGTCCGGATACCCCCCTGCAACGCTCGGAAATGGCGATTTTCCTGCTCCGGGGCAAATATGGCGGCCAGTATGCCCCCCTACCTGCTACCGGAGGGCTGTTTGAGGATGTGACCACCGATTATTGGGCGGGCCATCAGATTGAACGCCTGGCCGGACTGGGTATCACCAACGGCTGTGGCAGCGGTCGGTTCTGCCCCAGTCGGGAGATCACCCGCGCGGAGATGGCGGTTTTTCTGCTGCGGACCAAATATGGCTCGGACTACCAACCCCCAGCTGCCACGGGAGAGGTGTTCGGGGATATTTCATCCGATTATTGGGCGGCGGCCTTCATTGAACAGCTGCAAGCCGAAGGGGCGGTAGCGGGAACGACGGAACCAAGCCGAGAGTGTGACGAAGGGAACTATTGCCCCAGCCAAAACATCACCCGCTCGGAAATGGCGGCTTTTCTCAATCAAGCCTTCGGCTTGGATGAACCACAAGCCGATCCCGGCACGGTTGCTCTGGTTCCCAAAACCGGCCAGACCGTCTCTGTGGCCAGTGGCGATGACGGCGACCTGCAAACCGGTGTTTCCTGGCCCGATCCCCGCTTTACCAACAACGGCGATGGCACCATTACCGACAACATGACCGGGCTGGTCTGGATGCAGGATGGGGGATGCTGGGAGGGTGTTGCTAGGGGGCAGGATGAGGTGGAAGAGCTGAACGAGGGGCAAAAACGTTGTGCCCAATACACCAGCCACTATAGCGACTGGCGGCTGCCTTCTATCCGGGAGTTGCAGAGTCTCCTGAACCTGGGGGCCTCCTCTCCGTCACTGCCCGATGGCCATCCCTTCGTCAACATGCAAATCAACCTGAGTTATTGGTCCAACACCTATTACAGGCGCTATTACGAGCTCTACGATCAGTACTATACAGTCAAGATGCGAGCCAATATCGCCTATGGCATCATTGAAGAGAAAAGCTCCTCCGACAACTTCATCCTGCCAGTCCGTGACGCATCGAAGATCGCCCTGCTGGAGACCATGGATCCAGAGACCACCGCTCTGGTGGCTCGCACCGGGCAAACCGAAAGCCACTGGGAGGGGGATGATGGTGATCTACTATCCGGGATACCCTGGCCTGATCCCCGCTTTACCGACAACGGCGATGGCACGATCACCGACAACCTGACCACGTTGGTCTGGATGAAGAATGCCACCTGTTGGGAGGCTGCTGCTTGGCTGGACGCCCTGGAGCAGGTGGCCGATCTGAACGCTGGGATCGAAACCTGTGAAGGCTATGAAGGGGCGCATACCGACTGGCGTCTGCCCAACCGTAACGAACAGCTGAGCTTGGGGGATTATTCCGGGGAGTTTGCCGACTATCCGTTTGATGACCGCGAAGATAGATATTGGACCTCCACCCCGCTTTATGGCGACGACAGTCAGGCTTGGTATGTGAACCTGGAGGGAGATAATTATACGGAGAATAGTGGTGGTCAATCCGAATACAAGACAATGACCAATAGCTACTCTGCCTGGCCGGTGCGGGGTGGCATGTAA
- a CDS encoding NAD-dependent epimerase/dehydratase family protein: MTAQAATQGTAQSFEGKRVLITGGLGFIGSNLAVRLVQEGAKVTLIDSLVPAFGGNPFNIEPIRDRVTLNISDLRDPHSLRILVREQEIIFHLAAQVSHGDSMREPDHDLANNATATLNLMEACRECNPHTRLVYTSTRQVYGIPRELPVTEDHPALPIDINGIHKLAAEYYHLLYHRTYGIPSTILRLTNTYGPRLQIKNDRQGFIGVFLRRALLGQTLNIFGDGQQIRDFNHVDDVVEALLLAAQNDDCMGQFFNLGAATPCSLLTFAEILSRHTPSDYRLMPFPEDSKLIDIGDYYGDYGRFSQTTGWQPRVGLEEGLESTVAWFRQHGKHYL; encoded by the coding sequence ATGACAGCCCAGGCAGCGACTCAAGGGACGGCCCAGAGCTTTGAGGGTAAACGGGTGCTCATCACCGGTGGACTGGGATTCATCGGCTCAAATCTGGCTGTTCGCCTGGTCCAGGAAGGGGCGAAAGTCACCCTGATTGATTCTCTGGTTCCGGCTTTTGGGGGCAATCCCTTCAATATCGAGCCCATTCGGGATCGGGTCACCCTCAATATTTCCGACCTCAGAGATCCCCACTCCCTGCGGATTTTGGTGCGAGAGCAGGAGATCATTTTTCATCTGGCCGCCCAGGTGAGCCATGGGGACTCCATGCGGGAGCCGGACCATGATCTGGCCAACAACGCCACCGCCACCCTCAACCTGATGGAGGCGTGCCGGGAATGCAATCCCCACACCCGGCTGGTCTACACCTCCACCCGGCAGGTGTACGGCATTCCCAGGGAACTGCCGGTCACCGAGGATCATCCGGCACTGCCCATCGACATCAACGGCATCCACAAACTGGCGGCGGAATATTATCATCTGCTCTATCACCGCACCTACGGTATCCCCTCCACCATCCTGCGTCTGACCAACACCTACGGCCCCCGGTTACAGATCAAAAATGATCGCCAGGGGTTTATCGGGGTGTTTCTCCGCCGGGCCTTGCTGGGGCAGACCCTGAATATTTTTGGTGATGGTCAGCAAATTCGGGATTTCAACCATGTGGACGACGTGGTGGAGGCTCTGCTTCTGGCTGCCCAAAATGACGACTGCATGGGCCAATTTTTTAACCTGGGAGCAGCCACCCCCTGCTCTCTTCTGACCTTCGCTGAAATCCTCAGCCGCCACACCCCGAGCGATTATCGGCTGATGCCCTTCCCTGAAGACAGCAAATTGATCGATATCGGTGACTATTACGGGGATTATGGCCGTTTCAGCCAAACGACCGGCTGGCAACCCCGGGTGGGGCTTGAAGAGGGACTTGAAAGCACTGTGGCCTGGTTTCGCCAACACGGGAAGCACTATCTCTGA
- a CDS encoding glycosyltransferase family 2 protein produces MIPQDMKLSIIIPVYNSTTTLAPLVASLAAELEESYQLEVLLINDGSPNSATAPTCLQLAKEHPWVKFLDLSRNFGEHNAVMAGLTHCTGEAAVIIDDDLQHPPAEVKKLVEKLAQGHDVVYSRFPQKEHALLRNLGSWLHNRMATVMLNKPRDLYLSSFKAINRFLIDELIRYTGPYPYVDGLIWQVTHNHAVVEITHQPRQTGQSGYTFLKLLSLWSNMFTSFSILPLRAAIWLGFLFAGVGLVSAVLFFIEKLVNPGLPVGWASMMIFLLVLSGIQLMGIGMIGEYLGRLYLKNNNTPQFVVRRAFNCEVKKE; encoded by the coding sequence ATGATCCCCCAAGACATGAAACTCTCCATCATCATCCCGGTTTATAACAGCACCACCACCCTGGCCCCTCTGGTGGCCTCCCTGGCGGCGGAGCTTGAGGAGAGTTACCAACTGGAAGTGTTGCTCATCAACGACGGCAGCCCCAACTCTGCAACCGCTCCCACCTGCCTGCAACTGGCCAAAGAACACCCCTGGGTTAAGTTTCTCGATCTTTCTCGCAACTTTGGCGAACACAATGCGGTGATGGCGGGATTAACCCACTGCACCGGCGAGGCGGCGGTAATCATCGACGATGACCTCCAGCACCCTCCTGCCGAGGTCAAAAAACTGGTGGAAAAACTCGCCCAGGGGCACGATGTGGTCTACTCCCGCTTTCCCCAAAAGGAGCACGCTCTCCTGCGCAATCTGGGAAGCTGGCTCCACAACCGCATGGCCACGGTGATGTTGAACAAACCCAGGGATCTTTATCTCTCCTCCTTCAAGGCAATCAACCGCTTTTTGATCGATGAATTGATTCGCTATACCGGCCCCTACCCCTATGTGGACGGGCTGATCTGGCAGGTGACCCACAACCATGCCGTGGTAGAAATAACCCATCAGCCCCGCCAAACCGGTCAATCCGGTTATACCTTTCTCAAGCTCCTCTCCCTCTGGTCCAACATGTTTACCAGCTTTTCCATCCTGCCCCTGCGCGCCGCCATCTGGCTGGGCTTTCTCTTTGCCGGGGTGGGGTTGGTGTCGGCGGTGCTGTTTTTTATCGAAAAGCTGGTCAACCCCGGACTACCGGTGGGGTGGGCCTCCATGATGATCTTTCTATTGGTGCTCTCCGGTATTCAGCTGATGGGCATCGGCATGATCGGGGAATATTTGGGGAGGCTCTATCTCAAAAACAATAACACCCCCCAGTTTGTGGTGCGCCGGGCCTTCAACTGCGAGGTCAAAAAGGAATGA
- a CDS encoding prepilin-type N-terminal cleavage/methylation domain-containing protein, which translates to MKRFFKKSSGFTLIELLLVLAILAIVASVGIPAYTGSILKAHRSEAKAALMEVYLLQVEYFQDNYTYANLSTLVSNSYSNLEYYTITITPAIDGDNPSDTFTAKATAIGTQADDGACLTYTIDETGEKGSTGTGTASDCWGI; encoded by the coding sequence CGATTTTTCAAAAAAAGCAGTGGCTTCACGCTGATCGAACTGCTCCTGGTGCTGGCTATCCTCGCCATCGTGGCGTCAGTGGGGATCCCGGCCTATACGGGGTCGATCCTCAAGGCCCACCGCTCCGAGGCCAAAGCGGCGCTGATGGAGGTTTATCTCCTGCAAGTGGAATATTTCCAGGATAACTACACCTATGCCAACCTCTCCACCCTGGTGAGCAACAGCTACAGCAACCTGGAGTATTATACCATCACCATCACGCCAGCCATCGATGGGGACAATCCCTCGGACACCTTCACCGCCAAGGCTACCGCCATCGGTACCCAGGCGGATGATGGTGCCTGCCTCACCTATACCATCGACGAAACCGGCGAAAAAGGTTCCACCGGCACCGGCACCGCCTCCGACTGTTGGGGCATTTGA